TTTAATTTGAACATTTGttttttgattttgaattcataTCAGATTATAAATATTGAATGAATAGGGAAGCACATGATGAATGCTTTTTGGAGAATCTTATATTCTTGAGAGATATCAAAAACTTATTTCGCTACCGCTCATTATTAAAGACCAAGAAACAAATTCCTATCTCAGAAATAAAGCAAGCTACGAAAAAGATAAGTCTTAGGATCAAGGGACCAGCTTTTATCAAAAAATCAATCAGGAATAAAAAGGGGAAATCACAGTTGATACTATCTGGTCAGCAGTACTTACatagttcaaaaaggaaataTTCTAATGCTATATTCTCAAGCAAGCTTAATCCCTTTTGAGAGTGGCCCTCTCGTATTGCATAGGGCTAATCTTTGACAACttccaagaaaataataagCAAAATTGCTTTATCTTCGCAGGAGTGACAGGCATTATATGGATATTGATGGTCCTGCTGGACCAAAGCGCCTGGCGCAAGGTATAATTAAGCTCTCTTCGCATAAAAGGATCAATCACCTACGCAATGTACCTCAAAATCCTTACTCTAAACCACTCGAACATAAATGGAAACGAAAGCGGAGAGTTTATCAACTCAATCACAGAGTTCCACGATATCTTATAAAATGAAACTATCTTTATCTTCATCGgtcttcttctcctcttgctATCGTAGGATTGGCTGCCCTTTTAGTATGGCAAATCGGCTGGATAGCGATTGCTGGAGTTTTCTTATCCATTTTTTGTGAGTTTATTCACTACCACTACGCGAACTACAACAGCAATTTCTATAGCTAGGTTTCAAAATTCAAGGACGAGAGAATGAACATTATGGGCTAAGTAATTTCGGCTTTTAGATACATTAAGATGCAGGCATGGGAATCCTTCTTTGCCGATAAGATAAAAAAGATTAGATCAAAGTAAATGAATGGCTTTATCAAGTACGGGGCAGGAAGATCCCTTTAAATAGCTTTAAGCGAAGGTGTTTCAACTGCTAGTATGCTACTGATTGTTGGTGTTGCAGCACAGCTGAATGGGTCATTAACATCTAGTGTTATCATAAAGACAGTCTTAATAATCTTACTCATAAAGTTGCTCATCATTACTCCTCATACGGTATCAGTTGCTTCTATCAAATCAACACCTCATGGAGAGGGTCGCCGCCCTCTTCGCCAAACAGACCAATGTCCAAACCATGAAAACACCAAGAGGATAGCCCAGATACACCCTTCTCCTAGATAAGGATAAAGACCAACGAGGGAGAGAGTGCGATATGCCTCCGCGACGTCTGGTGCTCCTACGACAAGGACGTCGAGGGCGCTCCCATCCTCAAAGATAAACGTAAGCATCCGCGAAGGAGAGTTCATCGGCGTCTTCGGAAACGTGGGTTCGGGGAAGTCGACCCTTTTGAACCTTCTGGCGGGACAGGTGCCGCACGTGAGGGGCCGCCTCCGCCTCGCCTCCGAACCGGCCTTCCAGGAGTCGGAGCCCGCCCTGTTCTCGGGGACGATCCGGGAGAACATCCTGTTCGGGAAGGAGATGCGGGAGGAGCTGTACCGGAAGGCGGTGGAGTGCGCCTGCCTGGAGAGCGACCTGAGGACGATGCCGCTGGGGGACGCGACCGCGGTGGAGGAGGGGCGGTGAACCTGTCGGGCGGACAGCGGACGCGGGTGTGCCTGGCGAGGGTCATCTACGCGGACCGGCCGGTGCTGCTGCTGGACGACCCGCTCTCCTCGCTGGACCTCAGGGTCACCGACAGCATCATGGACCGCCTGCTCCGCCTCAACCGCGAGGAGGGCAAGACCATCGTGCTGGTCAGCCACCAGATCCACTGTTTGGTTAAGCTGGGCAAGTGCATCGAAGTCAAGGACAAAACCCTCCGTCTTTTGACTCACGAACAGTTCCTCGAAGTCAAACAGGAATATCAAAACTCGACGAAGAGTCAGAAACTGAAAATGAAggacaataataataaaaacccATTAAATAATAAAGTGTTAATATAGAATATAGATAACAAGATATCTTGTAAGAAACAATCTAGCCTTTAGATAATAATTAACAAAATAATGGCTTCGTCTGTAGATTTTTAAAATACACTTTGAGAAATAAGTGGAATTGGCTcgtatttccttttgtttcctctGCTACTCTATAACATAAGGCCTATATGGTGTCCTCATCTATTACCTTAACTAGTTTGACTAAGTTGAACAAGGAACAAATAGTGCCTTCAAAGCAAAGATTCATTCTGGACTGCTCTTGCccttatgtctttctttatttcatctttcaatGATCAGAACCTTTATGCTCAACTATCACTGCAACTTGCTAACGAATAATTGCATCAGAAAATCTCGATAACGTTTTTCGATCAAGCATACTGTAGCTGGATAAATTGGGTACGAAGGGTATCCTTGACAAGTTTTCAGTAGATCTGGGACTGTTGGATGTGGGAATATTATCACAGCTAAGCAGTTTATTGATAATTACCTTCATCTCGATAATCCAGACCATAATAATTATCATATCCAATCCATCATGCTACCTATTGCCTTCTTCATAACATTCTCTTATTTATATGGTACCTGTTGGGAACTGATGTGGTTTCTGTAGCAAAGGATATGGACTTGGCTAAAAAGGATCAGTCATAGCGATTTTCTCGGAAACTCTGAATGGCTTGACTCAAATCCATAATATGCATGCTGAGGAGTACATGAAGTAAAAGTTGAAAGAAGTTCTTGATAATTCTATCTTCTTTGGcaaaaattttaggaaaatgTTACGAGTTTATGTTGCATATTCGTATTATTTTACAACGCTATAGTAATTATAAGCTACTTTGTTCTCATAGCCATGAATAGTAGTGCAGATTATTTGAACTTTACATATTCTGCCGTCTTCTTGGTCTAGATTAACTAGTGCGCCTCAGTAATTGCATCCTTGTGCACGAGGATAAACTCAACTCTTGTGAGCGCTGATCGAATGATGACTTTGGGCAATTTGAAGAAATAAGATTCCTTTCAAAGACCAAAAAATACAGAAGGAATGGAAGAGTTAATGAAAGCTTAGaccaaattttaaatcaaacatAATAAAGAATTGACAAAGCTGACGAAGCCATAGTCCTCAGGAACGTTTCCCTGAAGTACGGGAGGAAGGGGACTCTGGCCCTCAACAGCATTTCGATGTCCATCAGACCCGGGAGAAGGTCGCCCTCATCGGCCGCACTGGCTCGGGCAAGTCCTCCATCCTGCAGGCCTCTACCGGCTGGTCGACCTGGAGGCGGGGTCCTCCTACGCGGTCGAGGGGAGGACGCCCTCGCGATGGGGATCACAGAACTCCGGAGCAAGTTCGCGTGCATATCCCAGGTGCCCTTCGTCTTCTCGGACTCCCTCCGCCGCAACATCGACCCTTCGGCCGGTTCGCCGACGGGGAGATCCTCGCCGCCTCCAGAAGGTGTGCATGCACGACTTCGTGGCCCAGGTAACTTTTGGGGTATTCAGCTGCCGCAGGGCCTGAGCAGTTCGATGGACGCGGGAGAGGCGGCGCTGAGCGCGGGGCAGAAGCAGCTGGTCTGCCTGGCGAGGGCGCTGCTCGAGAAACGGCGGTTCCTCATTTTGGACGAAGCGACGTCGAACATCGATCACCGCACCGATGCCATCATCCAAAGACTCATCCGAAACGAGTTCGCGGGGGCGACGGTGGTCGCGGTGGCCCACCGACTGCAGACGGTCCTCGACTTCGACCGCATTTTCGTCCTTTCGAAGGGCGAAATCGTCGAAAGCGGATCCGCGAAGGAACTGTGGCAGCAAAGGGGAGAACTCCACTCCATGATCCTCGGCAGCGGCAACCAAAGACACAGACTCATCAAGAACTCAaacccaaaaatgaaaaatactgATGATTATTTGTTACAAGTAAGAATGCCCTTTTATTTTGAGAATAGTTTATTATTTTACCGTACGGCTAAAATGCTAATAAGAAGTTATTTTATGTTCAAGGTAATATCTTCCAATAGCTTTTGGAGGATTTACTTATTTACTTTTGGGCAACCGCTGATTAGCCTTCTTTTTTATCTTGCTTTACTAATTAATCACAGAATAATAATTATATGGAAACAAATTACCAAAAGATTTATCGATAAAAAGAGAATGACATTACACTTAAATATACCATTAAAAGCAAGCTGAGCAGTAACGCCTCCCAACTATCTTAAAGAAATGACAACCTTTAGACGATAACGAATAATAGAACAAATACCTTATCGAACATCACCTTAAATGAACTCCAAAGTTATTTCGACCATTTAAGCAGCCAACAGCAAGTAAAGGCTCCCGCCTTATTGGAGTCagtaaaaaatttcaaaaaagtcATTTACTCGAACCCTATCCTTAGAATGAATTGGGAGGTGGGTATTTCTAAATGCGAAATGACGCTAGGGGGGAAGAGCGGGGACGACGTGCTGCGGCTGATAAACTCGGCCTGCCAGAGCCCGCCCTGCTTCTCGCTGCACCCGCTGGTCGGCTTCCCCATCAACGCCATCTTCGTGGAGTTCATGCAGACGCAGAACGGCAGGGCCTTCTTCGCCGACCGCGAAGTCAACGCCGCCCTCAAGCCCGTCCTCGACGACTACAACCGCATGCTCCAGTCCCCCGCCTCCCTCGCCTTCATGACGCCGACTCGCCCAGCGGCTGGCTCTGTCCCGAGGCCCTCGCGCAGGTCGACATGGCCGAGTACGAGTGCTCGCCCGAGGAGCCGCACTACGGCTTCAGGTGCTGGAACGAGTGGTTCCTCAGGAAGTTCAGGCCGGGGGCGAGGGCGGTCGGAGCGGGGTCCCCGAGGGCGTACCGAGGGAGAACACCATCGTCAGCTCCTGCGAGTCCACGCCCCTGCTGAGTCCCCTGCAGCCGCAGACCAACGTGCGGAAGACCGACCGCTTCTGGCTCAAGGACCAAGTCTACTCGCTGGCGGACATGTTCGGGGCGGACAGGGAGGACCTGGCCTCCCTCTTCGAAGGCGGGACCGTCTACCAGGCCTTCCTGAGCGCCCTCTTCTACCACCGCTGGCACTCGCCCGTCGACGGGGTGGTCGAGGACGTCTACGACATCGCCGGCACCTACTACCTCGACCAGTCCGAGGCCCTCCCCTACGACGAGGCCTCCCCGACATGAGCCAGTCCTTCCTCAGCGCGGTCGCCACCCGCAAGGTGGTCGTGATTCGGGCGGCGAATGCGCGCGTGGGGAGGGTGGCGATCATCTACATCGGGATGGCGGAGGTGTCGAGCTGCGTGACCACCGTGCGCGTGGGGGACGCGGTGAAGCAGGGCGACGAGATCGGCCACTTTGAGTTCGGAGGCTCCTCCCACGCAATCGTCTTCGAAAAGAAGGCCAAACTGAGGTTCAACAGCGCCCTCTACACTCACGCCGAAGGCGCAAAGACGTCCGTAAAGCAAAAACTCGCTTTCTTCTTGGCAGAAGTCATCGAATGATCGCTCTATTCcatcatatatatttatctttttgtaGATTATTACGTTATTCTGAATATTGATTTCCGTAACGATTCCTTAGAAGCTGCAtcctttttcaataattaaCGATGAAAACTAAAATGAATTGGCTCCTCTTGCTTAAAGATCACCCTAAAGAATAATACTCCATTCTTATTGaagccacaaaagctcagacTAATACCGACACCAAAGTAATTAATTAAAAAGACTATTTTTGGATCGTCAATTAGAtaaattgaagcaaaaaaaatgttattttaggGAGGAAATAGAACTTGAGGAGGATTTAGCAAAGGAACTTCTGAAATCAAACTAAAATTTCctgaaaaaatcaagaaagataaaaaggaatGCCGAAAATTTGATTAAACGGTCCACCCGATAATAAAGAAGCCTCTCTTAAGGCGTCAAGAAACTTAGAATAGAAATGATTATTGAGATTGATCGTTAAGCATCGTtgagaaaaaattattattaataatataaatGGACGAGAAGGACGGCTTGTACGAACTGCAACTAAGCTATCATGAcggaatgaaaagaaaatattttaatattatattactTGCTTTGGTCATCTTACTTTATAGCATATTCGTTATTTGCATTTTAAATGGGGATGATGAAAAAGGAATAAAGATAATGCAATCGTGAAGTGAGGAGCATCGTTTCATGGTTAAGATTGTTTAAAGACCAACTTtctcaaataataattaataattaattcaaaagttttttgaacTGTTTGTTACGCTACCATACGTCTAAGATCAAATGCAAATGGAAATGCTTGTAGCCGCTTTTGAATAAATAACCCATTTTTCGTGGTTTAGAAGTTATCATAAGTCCAAATCTTTACTCTCTTTTATGCGTTTAGTTGCTTAAACACATAATCTaatgacttttatttttttttttcactgttgatatataattttagaattAACTTCTCCATGATTAGTCCTGAAGAAAGCTAAAGTATATTAGAACGCTTGGTCTTTAAAAAGGACTTTAAACAGCTGGTTTATTGTAGATCGTTAATTTAAGCCAACAAATCGATTCCactttcagaaattaaaaaaataatgattttgaaaaatcataagTCGAAGGAACCGAACTTTACAACAAAATCATTGATAACTCCGAAGGTAGAATAACATCCTCTTACATTTGGACAACTATTTTATCGAAATTCAAAAAGTAGATATCAACATGTTATATACTAAAGCAAACTTAATCCCTACTCAGAGTGGCCTATCGTTTTGTATTGGGCTTATTTTCGATAATTTCTAGGAGGGCAACAAGCAAAACTGCTTCATTTTCGCAGGAGTGACAGGAAtcatttggatcttgatggTACTGCTGGACCAAAGCGCCTGGAGTAAGGTTGAAATGAGTTCGCTGAAGATAAAAAGCTCTATCACCTACGCAATGTACCTCAAAATCCTCACTCTAAACCACTCAAACATTAATGGAAACGAAAGCGGAGAGTTCATCAACTCAATCACAGAGTTCCATGACATTCTTTAGAATGAGACCATCTATATCTTCATTTGCCTTTCCTCACTTTGACGATTATTGGATTAACTGGCTTACTAGTGTGGAGAATAGGCTGGATAGCAATCGCTGGAGTGTGTCTTTCGATCTTCTGCGAGTACATACATTACCACTACGCAAACTACAACAGTAATTTCTACGGATAAGTCTCCAAATTCAAGGACTAAAGGATCAATATACTGGGATAAGTGATTTCAGCCTTGAGATACATCAAAATGCAGGCATGGGAATCTTTCTTCGCCGATAAGATAAAGAAGGTTAGAGAAAAATAGATGGGCGGTTTCATCAAGTATGGAGCTGGAAGGTCACTGTAAATTGCTTTAAGTGAAGGCATTTCAACTGCAAGCATGCTATTGATCATCGGCATTGCAGCCCATCTTAATGACTCATTAAGCACCAGCACTATCATCAAAACGGTCTTGAACATTCTCCTCATTAAATTGCTCATCATTTATTCCTCATACGGTATCAGTTGCTTTACCAAATCAACACCCTCATGGAAAGAGTTGCCGCCCTCTTCGCCAAACAGACGAATGCCCAAACCATCGAAAACAGCCAAGAGGATAACCCAGATACACCCTTCTCCGAGATAAGGATAAAGACCAACGAGGGAGAGAGTGCAATATCCTCCGCGACGTCTGGTGCTCCTACGACAGGGACGTCGAGGGCGCTCCCATCCTCAAAGGGATAAACGTAAGCATCCGCGAAGGAGAGTTCATCGGCGTCTTCGGAAACGTGGGTTCGGGGAAGTCGACCCTTTTGAACCTTCTGGCGGGACAGGTGCCGCACGTGAGGGGCCGCCTCCGCCTCGCCTCCGAACGGCCTTCCAGGAGTCGGAGCCCGCCCTGTTCTCGGGGACGATCCGGGAGAACATCCTGTTCGGGAAGGAGATGCGGGAGGAGCTGTACCGGAAGGCGGTGGAGTGCGCCTGCCTCGAGAGCGACCTGAGGACGATGCCGCTGGGGGACGCGACCGCGGTGGAGGAGGGCGCGGTGAACCTGTCGGGCGGACAGCGGACGCGGGTGTGCCTGGCGAGGGTCATCTACGCGGACCGGCCGGTGCTGCTGCTGGACGACCCGCTCTCCTCGCTGGACCTCCGGGTCACCGACAGCATCATGGACCGCCTGCTCCGCCTCAACCGCGAGGAGGGCAAGACCATCGTGCTGGTCAGCCACCAGATCCACTGTTTGGTTAAGCTGGGCAAGTGCATCGAAGTCAAGGACAGAACCCTCCGTCTTTTGACTCACGAACAGTTCCTCGAAGTCAAACAGGAATATCAAAACTCAGACGAAGAGTCAGAAACTGAAAATGCAGCACTTTAATAATATAAGATTAGACGATTTAAAGATTTAGGTTAAGAAAGGATTAAGAAAAAAGTAATAGTCATAAGGCACTATTTAAAACAACCCTGCTTTGAAgaagtgaaagaagaaaaggggtTCGTATGTGCTTTTTGTGCTATATATTCAACAATAAATGGAATTGGCTGTCTTCCCTCTTACCCTTCTTTGCTATGCGATCTCATAAAGCTTGTATGGAGTTCTCATCCTTTATCTGAACGAATTTGACTCAATTCAATAAGGAACCAACAGTACATTCGATAATAAAAAGTCCTTCTGGCTTGCCCTTGCTATTATGTcggtcttcatcttcatctttcaaTGCTCAGAACCTTTCTCATGAATCTTCATTACAGTTCGCAAATAGGACCTACATACGGAAAGCTTAGATAGTATTCTAAGAGCGAATATCTTATAGCTCGATAGACTTGGCACCAAGGGCATTATGGACAAGTTTTCCACAGATCTGGGCCTGTTGGATGTTGGAATCATGCAAGACTAAGCCAGCTCTTCATCGTCAGCTTTATCTCATCCATTCAAATCATTCTTATCATCCTTTCAAACCCATAATTCTTCCAATTGCTTTCGCTATGCTCCTGGTCCTTTTCTTATGGTATCGGTATGGAACCAAAGTCGTTTCTGTCGCAAAGGACATGGATTTACATAAAAAGGACCAGTGATTGCTCTTTTACTGAAACTATGAACGGCCTACCCAATCCATAATATGCATGCTGAGGACCATATGAAGTAAAAGCTAAGCAAATATTGACAATTCAATCTTGCTGGGGAAAACTTTAGAAGAATATTAGGGTTTACGTTGCTATTCTTTTACATGACAACACCATATAATTGCTAGCTACTTTTCTGATAGCTATAAATGAAGTGCCGATTTTAAAATTCACGTTTTCGGCAGTCTTTTGGTATAAATAACGAATGCGCTCCTGATGTATCCTTGCACAAGATAATTCACTCTTGTCAGTGCTGATCGCATGATACTTTCCAAATGAAATTGGAAGAAAAAACTCGTAATAGAAAGAACCAAAGACAACTAAACTTTAGACATCAAACATCTTGCACTAATCTAAAAAAGCTTGAAAAACTGACGAAGCATAACCCTCAGGAACGTTTCCCTGAAGTACGGGAGGAAGGGGACTCTGGCCCTCAACAGCATTTCGATGTCCATCAGACCCGGCGAGAAGGTCGCCCTCATCGGCCGCACTGGCTCGGGCAAGTCCTCCATCCTGCAGGCGCTCTACCGACTGGTCGACCTGGAGCGGGGTCCTCCTACGCGGTCGAGGGGAGGACGCCCTCGCGATGGGGATCACAGAACTCCGGAGCAAGTTCGCGTGCATCTCCCAGGTGCCCTTCGTCTTCTCGGACTCCCTCCGCCGCAACATCGACCCCTTCGGCCGGTTCTCCGACGGGGACATCCTCGCCGCCCTCCAGAAGGTGTGCATGCACGACTTCGTGGCCCAGGTAACTTTGGGGGTATGCAGCTGCCGCAGGGGCTCAGCAGTTCGATGGACGCGGGAGAGGCGGCGCTGAGCGCGGGGCAGAAGCAGCTGGTCTGCCTGGCGAGGGCGCTGCTCGAGAAACGGCGGTTCCTCATTTTGGACGAAGCGACGTCGAACATCGATCACCGCACCGATGCCATCATCCAAAAACTCATCCGAAACGAGTTCGCGGGGGCGACGGTGGTCGCGGTGGCCCACCGCCTGCAGACCGTCCTCGACTTCGACCGCATTTTCGTCCTTTCGAAGGGCCAAATCGTCGAAAGCGGATCCGCAAGGAACTTGGCAGAAAGGGGAGAACTCCACTCGATGATCCTCGGCAGCGGCAACCAAAGACACAGACTCATCGAAGAactcaaatcccaaaaatgaaaatactgACTATAATTCTTTACAACATGCAGAATGCCCTTTTATTAGAAAAGTTTTTATTATAGTAACTTATGctaaaaaagttattttattcAAGAAAAGTCCAATAGTGGGACTTTACTTAAGATCATACCTAGATTTAAGTTGTTAGCCTTCTTTTTTATCTTGCTCAACTAATTAATCACAGAATAATAATTATATGGAAACAAATACCTAAAATTAtcgataaaaagaaaaacacacttAATAACTTCCAAAACAAGCTGAGCAGAACGCCTCAACATCTTAAGAAATGACAACCTTAAAGTAACGAATAATAGAGCAAATACTTTATCAACATCACCTTAATGAACTCAAAGTTATT
Above is a window of Nymphaea colorata isolate Beijing-Zhang1983 unplaced genomic scaffold, ASM883128v2 scaffold0530, whole genome shotgun sequence DNA encoding:
- the LOC116245136 gene encoding decarboxylase iboD-like; amino-acid sequence: MTLGGKSGDDVLRLINSACQSPPCFSLHPLVGFPINAIFVEFMQTQNGRAFFADREVNAALKPVLDDYNRMLQSPASLAFMTPTRPAAGSEVQAGGEGGRSGVPEGVPRENTIVSSCESTPLLSPLQPQTNVRKTDRFWLKDQVYSLADMFGADREDLASLFEGGTVYQAFLSALFYHRWHSPVDGVVEDVYDIAGTYYLDQSEALPYDEASPT
- the LOC116245137 gene encoding uncharacterized protein LOC116245137, producing the protein MGITELRSKFACISQVPFVFSDSLRRNIDPFGRFSDGDILAALQKLPQGLSSSMDAGEAALSAGQKQLVCLARALLEKRRFLILDEATSNIDHRTDAIIQKLIRNEFAGATVVAVAHRLQTVLDFDRIFVLSKGQIVESGSARNLAERGELHSMILGSGNQRHRLIEELKSQK